In Desulfoferula mesophila, the genomic window AGCCCAGATCCACGATCAGTCCCAACAGGCCGTAGCGCACGATGAGCAGCGGGCCGTCCTTGCCCAGGCCCAGGAACATGCACAACAGCCCGGCCACCACCCCGGCCAGGGTGGCCGCCCCGAAACGCCGCACCACCCCGCGGGCCAGCAGCAGGAAGAACAGGTTGAAGAACATGGAGTGGCCGGTGAGGTGCAAATGCATACGCAGGGCCGCCCGGGCGATGACGATGAAGGTGCCGCAAAAGCCCAGGTAGAGCCCGTCGCGCAGGCTGAAACGCTGCCAGATCATCATTTTTTGGCGGCCTTTTTCTTCTTTTTGCCCTCGGGTTGCCACACCCCGTCGCGCTCGACCACCACCAGCACCGGCTTGCCGCGCCTGAGCATGGGCCTGATCCAGTCCAGGGTGTCCACCCGCTCCTCGGGGCCCAGCTCCTGTCCCTGCTCGCTCACCACCGCCGCGACCGCGGTCCGGGAGATGATCTCCCCCACGCGGAGCACCCCGCCTACCTCGCGGATGCCTGGCAGGTCGATGAAGCGCCCGTCGTCGGCGGTGTTGCGCAGTCCCACCCCGGACAGGGCCCCGATGATGCCCTGGCCGGTGGGGCCGTGCCGCCAGGTGAACAGGCCCGGCGTCTCGGCCAGGACGTAGCCCTCCTCCACCTGGAGCACCTGGGTCTGGGCCCGGCGGCCCAACTCGGCCAGGGCGGCGGGCACCGCCCCCTTCGGGGCCAGGCACAGACCGGGGTTGGCCTCCTCGTGCAGGTTGGCCAGCATGAACTCCTTGGCCGCGGCGAACACCTCCGCAGGCTCGGCCAGGCTCTCGGCCTGAAGGCAGGCGCTGCTGTTGTGGGAGGTGTAGGGGATGTCCGGGTGCACCAGGAACTGGTGGCGGGTCACGTCGGCCCCGGCGATGAGCCCCCGGGCGGTCAGCTCGGCCGCCAGGTTGCGCGACAGGCGGCCGGTGCCGATGGTGTGAGGGTTGTCGGTGTCGTCTATGGCGATGAACAGTTTCAACTCAGGTCTCACTTTCGCGCGGCGCGGGCGGCGGGTTTGTCCGCGCCGCCCAGGTTCAGTCCCCGGGCTTGGGCCGAGTCGGCGGCCTCGCCGGCGGTTTGCAGGGCCCGCACCATCAGGGGCAACAGGAGGCAGTTTACCAGATCGGGCCAGTTGCGCGGCTTGGCCAGTTGGCGGGGGCTCAGGGCCGCGCCCCGCATGCGCTGGGTCAGGGCGATCTCGCGAATCTCCCTGGCGAAAAAGGGCACGAAGCGCAGGCTGGTGAACACCACGAAGGAAATTTGGCGGGGCAGCAGCCAGCCCATCTCCCGGCTCATGCGGCTCATCTGGCTGGTGCGCAAAACCAGGGCCCCGGGCAAGAAGAACAGCATGATCTTGAGCCCCACCTTGAGCCCCGGCGCGAAGCCCTCCGCGTAGCCGTAGCGCAGCAAAAACAGCCCCAGCACCAGGGCTATCTGCACCAGCAGCCAGCGGCCGTCGCGCCACAGGGCCCGCCAGCCCAGCCCGGCCAGGAAATATAGCCCCGCGTCCAGAGCCAGCAGGCCCAGGAGCCACCCCCAGGCCTCCAGGTACACCGCCGCCAGGATCAACAGCAGGGTGAGCAGCAGCTTGAGCCCTCCGTGCAGGCGGTGCAGGGGGGAGTCGCCCGCCTGATAGGCCCAGGCCGGCTCCGCGAAACCGCCTCCGCGTCTATCCCTGGACAAGGCGGCCCTCCTGGAGCAGCAGGCGCTCATGGGCCCACTCGGGCTGCATCAGGGGATCGTGGGAGGCCAGGAGCACCGTGGAGCCGTGCTCGGCGCTCAGGCGGGCCAGCACCCCCAGCAGGTGGCGGCGCTGGTCCCAGTCCAGCCCGGCCATGGGCTCGTCGCAGAGCAGCAGGCGGGGCCGGGGGGCCAAAACCGCGGCCAGGGCCACCCGGTGCTGCTCGCCCCAGCTAAGGGTCAGGGGCGGACGCTGGGCCAAATGGGAGGCCTGGC contains:
- a CDS encoding ECF transporter S component — its product is MMIWQRFSLRDGLYLGFCGTFIVIARAALRMHLHLTGHSMFFNLFFLLLARGVVRRFGAATLAGVVAGLLCMFLGLGKDGPLLIVRYGLLGLIVDLGFALYPRLAYSYVACFVCGAAAALTRGLFLAVADLMAGMETAVMIQHVLLNSAMNMAFGAAGGLLVPPVIKRLQSSGLIA
- a CDS encoding energy-coupling factor transporter transmembrane component T, giving the protein MSRDRRGGGFAEPAWAYQAGDSPLHRLHGGLKLLLTLLLILAAVYLEAWGWLLGLLALDAGLYFLAGLGWRALWRDGRWLLVQIALVLGLFLLRYGYAEGFAPGLKVGLKIMLFFLPGALVLRTSQMSRMSREMGWLLPRQISFVVFTSLRFVPFFAREIREIALTQRMRGAALSPRQLAKPRNWPDLVNCLLLPLMVRALQTAGEAADSAQARGLNLGGADKPAARAARK